In a single window of the Longimicrobiaceae bacterium genome:
- a CDS encoding PAS domain S-box protein yields MSLRPSEPGPPLAERESMLRALRASEERLHTVVSSAPIVLWALDRNGVFTFSDGKVLGLLGLRPGEVIGRSVTDLYADYPEILADVRRALAGEEFTTTARLGRTTFETRYTALRDDEGRVVGTIGVAVDISERVRAEEERERSLSLLRATLESTADGILVVDSSLRVVSYNRKFAEMWRLEGDDLDTGLDQRLLEAVRDQLANPEGFIQRVQELYADPTAHSKDLLEFKDGRMYERYSQPQRIGDQIVGRVWSFRDVTEQRTAERALVERERQLAATVEALKISQERSQVMAERMHAVASAAAGVLGADSVEKLQEVLRNACRTVIPFDAFTFALYHPEDHTLTILSAYDTDIWVPGNTMSAKGVPMERVIRERRSLVTLHADDPAAAGTKIMGTGRRSESVIRSPILGTDRVLGVLSVQSYTPEAYSQEDVTVLETIASLAATALENIRLAEERRAVEDALRRSESRFRTMFEQFPLSLQIFSPNGETIEVNEAWRRLFRIRPEDLGDFNPLTDPQLADLAEVMRRGFAGERLQLPPSLFDPAKSGVAPPNEEAWDAPRWIQAFICPVKDEKGDVREVFIIHQDVTAQKEAEEVLRRSHQELEERVEERTAELAETNMALEEEIAERERAEEELRQKTSELEGVFRALPDLYFRLDPTGVILDFAAGQSSPFIRAPQDIVGRHIDQVVPEEVVEKVQEGIREVARTGALVCVEFVLPLEDGERDVEARLVPFLDGQIITVVRDVTDQKNAERALQRSEEHFRRLIENSSDIATIVDLNGINRYQSPSIKHILGYDPEEIVGTSALERIHPEDVPACREILRWMVDHPGVTRGAEFRYRHKNGGWRVLEARGRTLLPDSAAAGIVINSRDVTERKEAQVVLERARQAAERANRAKSEFLSRMSHELRTPMNSILGFAQLLGRKELAPDQRKSVDHIIKAGQHLLNLINEILDISRIEANRHQLSLEPVRLSNVVCEGLTLIQPLAAQRAVTIDDCSIDPDLYVHADRQRLAQVVLNLLSNAVKYNREGGEVRIICEATDERVRLGIRDTGPGIPPERMDQLFVPFERLGAEHTGVEGTGLGLALSRRLVEAMEGVLSVDTRPGEGSTFWVELIRVSDPTEVTVRGVAANGPGPEAGDSSRGATIVYIEDNLANLALIETILLDRPQITLLPALQGMIGIELAAEHRPDLILLDLHLPDMPGDEVLSRLKSHPRTRDVPVVIISADATPRRSEGLIRSGASAYLTKPLVVDEFLGTIDRLLREKED; encoded by the coding sequence ATGTCTCTGCGTCCCTCCGAGCCGGGACCGCCGCTCGCCGAGCGCGAGTCGATGCTCCGCGCGCTGCGCGCCAGCGAAGAGCGTCTGCACACGGTAGTGAGTAGCGCCCCCATCGTTCTCTGGGCCCTCGACCGTAACGGAGTCTTCACCTTCTCCGACGGGAAGGTACTGGGGCTGCTCGGTCTACGCCCGGGCGAGGTAATCGGCCGCTCTGTCACCGACCTGTACGCCGACTATCCCGAGATCCTGGCCGATGTCCGGCGCGCGCTCGCCGGGGAGGAGTTCACGACCACCGCCCGACTCGGCCGCACCACCTTCGAGACCCGCTACACCGCGCTGCGCGACGACGAAGGACGGGTGGTCGGCACGATCGGAGTTGCCGTGGACATCTCCGAGCGGGTCCGCGCGGAGGAGGAGCGGGAGCGGAGCCTCTCGCTCCTGCGGGCCACCCTCGAATCGACCGCGGACGGGATCCTCGTGGTCGATTCGTCCCTACGGGTCGTCAGCTACAACCGCAAGTTTGCGGAGATGTGGCGATTGGAGGGGGATGACCTGGATACCGGCCTCGATCAGCGACTGCTGGAGGCTGTGAGGGACCAGCTCGCGAACCCGGAGGGATTCATCCAGCGGGTCCAGGAGCTCTACGCCGATCCGACGGCGCACAGCAAGGATCTGCTGGAGTTCAAGGACGGCCGGATGTACGAGCGGTACTCGCAGCCGCAACGCATCGGGGACCAGATCGTCGGGAGAGTCTGGAGCTTCCGCGACGTCACCGAGCAGCGAACGGCGGAGCGAGCATTGGTGGAGCGCGAACGGCAGCTCGCGGCCACTGTCGAGGCGCTCAAGATCTCGCAGGAGCGTTCGCAGGTCATGGCCGAGCGGATGCACGCTGTCGCCTCCGCGGCGGCCGGTGTGCTCGGGGCCGATTCCGTCGAGAAGCTGCAGGAGGTGCTGCGCAACGCCTGCCGCACGGTCATTCCCTTCGACGCCTTCACCTTCGCCCTCTACCACCCGGAAGATCACACCCTCACGATCCTCTCCGCTTACGACACCGACATCTGGGTGCCGGGCAATACGATGTCGGCCAAGGGGGTGCCGATGGAGCGGGTCATCCGCGAGCGCCGCTCGCTGGTCACCCTCCACGCGGACGACCCCGCCGCGGCAGGGACGAAGATCATGGGCACGGGACGGCGCTCGGAGTCGGTCATCCGCAGCCCGATCCTGGGGACCGACCGTGTGCTCGGGGTGCTCTCGGTACAGAGCTACACACCGGAAGCCTACTCGCAGGAAGACGTCACCGTTCTCGAGACCATCGCTTCGCTCGCCGCGACTGCGCTGGAGAATATCCGGCTGGCGGAGGAGCGACGCGCCGTGGAAGACGCCCTCCGGCGTTCGGAGTCGCGCTTCCGCACGATGTTCGAGCAGTTCCCGCTGAGCCTGCAGATCTTCTCGCCCAACGGGGAGACGATCGAAGTAAACGAGGCCTGGCGGCGCCTCTTCCGGATCCGCCCGGAGGACCTGGGCGACTTCAACCCGCTGACCGATCCGCAGCTCGCCGACCTCGCGGAGGTGATGCGGCGAGGGTTTGCCGGGGAGCGGCTCCAGCTCCCGCCGAGCCTCTTCGATCCGGCGAAATCGGGGGTGGCCCCGCCCAACGAGGAGGCCTGGGACGCCCCTCGCTGGATCCAGGCGTTCATCTGCCCGGTGAAGGACGAAAAGGGCGACGTTCGCGAAGTCTTCATCATCCACCAGGACGTTACGGCCCAGAAGGAAGCGGAGGAGGTGTTGCGGCGGTCACATCAGGAGTTGGAGGAGCGCGTGGAAGAGCGAACTGCCGAGCTGGCGGAGACGAACATGGCGCTCGAGGAGGAGATCGCCGAGCGGGAACGGGCCGAGGAAGAGCTTCGCCAGAAGACTTCGGAGTTGGAGGGGGTCTTCCGCGCGCTACCCGACCTCTACTTCCGGCTGGACCCGACGGGGGTGATCCTCGACTTTGCGGCGGGGCAGAGCTCGCCCTTCATTCGCGCGCCGCAGGACATCGTGGGCCGTCACATCGATCAGGTCGTGCCGGAGGAGGTCGTCGAGAAGGTGCAGGAGGGCATCCGGGAGGTTGCCCGCACTGGAGCGCTGGTCTGCGTGGAGTTCGTGCTGCCGCTCGAGGACGGAGAGCGGGACGTGGAGGCCCGCCTGGTTCCCTTCCTCGACGGGCAGATCATCACCGTGGTGCGCGACGTTACCGATCAGAAGAACGCCGAGCGCGCGCTGCAGCGCAGCGAGGAGCACTTCCGTCGGCTCATCGAGAACTCCTCGGATATCGCCACCATCGTCGACCTCAACGGGATCAACCGCTACCAGAGCCCGTCGATCAAACACATCCTCGGTTACGACCCCGAGGAGATCGTGGGGACGAGCGCGCTGGAACGGATCCACCCCGAGGACGTCCCCGCCTGCCGCGAGATCCTCCGCTGGATGGTGGATCACCCCGGGGTGACGCGCGGCGCGGAGTTCCGCTATCGCCACAAGAACGGGGGATGGCGGGTGCTCGAGGCTCGGGGGCGCACGCTCCTGCCGGACAGTGCTGCCGCGGGCATCGTGATCAACTCTCGCGACGTTACCGAGCGGAAGGAAGCACAGGTGGTGCTCGAGCGCGCCCGGCAGGCCGCGGAGCGGGCGAACCGCGCGAAGAGCGAGTTCCTCTCGCGCATGAGCCACGAGCTGCGCACGCCGATGAACAGCATCCTCGGCTTTGCCCAGCTCCTCGGGCGGAAGGAGCTCGCTCCCGACCAGCGGAAGTCGGTCGACCACATCATCAAGGCCGGCCAGCACCTGCTCAACCTGATCAATGAGATCCTCGACATCTCGCGGATCGAGGCGAACCGCCACCAGCTCTCGCTCGAGCCGGTGCGGCTGTCGAACGTCGTCTGCGAAGGGCTGACCCTGATCCAGCCGCTGGCGGCGCAGCGGGCGGTGACGATCGACGATTGCTCCATTGATCCCGACCTCTACGTGCACGCCGACCGGCAGCGGCTCGCTCAGGTGGTGCTCAACCTCCTCTCCAACGCGGTCAAGTACAATCGCGAAGGTGGCGAGGTGAGGATCATCTGCGAGGCGACCGACGAGCGGGTCCGCCTCGGCATCCGGGACACCGGCCCCGGCATCCCACCGGAGCGGATGGACCAGCTGTTCGTTCCCTTCGAGCGGCTCGGTGCCGAGCATACCGGGGTCGAGGGCACCGGTCTCGGACTTGCCCTCTCGAGGCGCCTGGTAGAGGCGATGGAGGGGGTGCTTTCGGTAGACACCCGGCCCGGCGAAGGGAGCACTTTCTGGGTGGAGCTGATCCGCGTCAGCGATCCTACCGAAGTGACGGTGCGGGGAGTCGCGGCGAACGGCCCGGGTCCGGAGGCGGGAGACTCCTCGCGCGGCGCCACCATCGTATACATCGAGGACAACCTCGCCAATCTGGCGTTGATCGAGACGATCCTTCTCGATCGACCCCAGATCACCCTTCTGCCGGCACTTCAGGGGATGATCGGCATCGAGCTCGCCGCCGAGCACAGGCCCGACCTCATCCTCCTCGACCTGCACCTCCCCGACATGCCCGGGGATGAGGTGCTGAGCCGCTTGAAGAGTCACCCCCGCACGCGCGACGTGCCGGTTGTAATCATCAGCGCCGATGCCACCCCGCGCCGCAGCGAGGGGCTGATCCGATCCGGTGCCAGCGCCTATCTCACCAAGCCGCTCGTTGTCGACGAGTTCCTGGGTACGATCGACCGACTGCTGCGGGAGAAGGAGGATTGA